The genome window TCGACGTCCCGAACGCGACCGTCCGCGCGGTGAGCGTGCCGCGCGATCTGTATGTCAGCATTCCTGGCTTCGGATACGACAAGATCACCCGCACCTACGACTTTGGCTCGAAAGCACACAACTCCGAGTTCAAGTACGGCGCGCAGACCATGATCGACACAGTTGCCGAGAACTTCGGCATCACTGCAGACGCCGTCGTGGCCACCACGTTTTCGGGGTTCGAGGAGATCATCGACGCTGTCGGTGGCATCGACGTGGAAAACCCGTACGATCTCTACGACGGTGAGTTTCCGACCCCCGACTACGGCATCAAGGAGATCTTTTTCCCAGCGGGAACCATCCACCTCGACGGCCTGAATGCACTCGACTACGTGCGTACCCGGCATCAGGACGCCGACACCGGTCGAGTCATGCGTCAGCACCTCGTCTTGCTCGCGATGCTCAGCAAGGTCACGTCCGACGAGTTCCGCGACCAATTGCCAACGTTGGTCGAGGACTACCGCAAGGTCGTGCGCAACAATCTGGGACAATCCCGCCGGCTGGCATTGGCGCTCGCCGCCCCGTCGTTCACGGCGGAATCGATTTCGTTCACCGATCTGGATAGTTTCGTTTGGGGCGATACCACCAGCGAAGGGATGTGGATCTACTCCGGAGACTGGTCCCAGATTCCGGGCTATGTGCAGGGATTCTTGAATGGCGACATCTGACGTTTCGACCGCATCGCACACGCGTGACGCCGCCGTTCAGGCGCGGCTCGCTGGGGAAAACCCGGTTGATTACCTGCGCCGCCGAGGCTACGTGCAAGACATCTCGAATGAAGCCGGGCTACGGGCGCTTTTCGAGCGGGAGACCGTCACTGCCTACATCGGATTCGACCCAACCGCGCCTTCACTGCATGTGGGACACCAGATTGGCATCATGATGCTGGCTGTGCTCCAGCGCTTCGGGCATCGTCCGATTGCGCTGGGCGGCGGCGGCACTGCTCTGGTTGGCGATCCATCGGGCAAGACCTCGACTCGTGTGCTGCTCACCGAGGAGTCGATTCGTTCGAACCTCAAGAGCATCCTGCCACAGTTCGATCGATTTCTCGACTTCCGGGGCGACCGCTTTGGCGACAATCCCGCCGCGCTCCTCATGAACAACGCCGACTGGTTGCTCAAACTCGAGTACATCCCGTTCCTTCGTGACATCGGGAGGCATTTCTCGGTCAACGAGATGCTGGCCGCTGAGACCTACAAGGTGCGTGTCGAGTCGGGCGCGGGGTTGAACTTCGTCGAGTTCAACTACCGCATCGTGCAGGCATACGACTTTCTGCATCTTTTCCAAACCGTTGGCTGCCGTCTGCAAATGGGTGGCTCGGACCAATGGGGCAACATCGTGGCGGGAACCGACCTGGTTCGCAGGGTCGAGTCAGGGGAAGCCTACGCCCTGGTCAGCCCGTTGCTCACGACGGCCAGTGGGCAAAAGATGGGCAAGAGCGAAGGCAACTCGGTCTGGCTGGACGGGTCGATGACCTCTCCGTATGACTTCTACCAGTACTGGGTGAATGTCGACGACGCCGATGTGGAGCGATTGCTCAAGCTCTACACCTTCGTCCCGGATGAAGAGATCGCCGCGATCACCGCTGGAGACGGGGAGGCACTCCGGCCGGCCAAGCAGTTGCTTGCCCGTGAGGTGACGGCGCTGACGCATGGCGAGGCTGCCGCCAGTGAGGCCGCCGCGGCGGCAGCGGCGCTGTTCTCATCGGATTCCTCGATCGAAGCGCGCATGGCCGATCCCAACATCCCTTCGGTCACGCTTCCGGCTGAGGAGATGCCGATCGCCGAGCTTTTCGTACGGGCTGGGATGACTGCCTCGCGCGGCGAAGCCCGCAGGCTCGCTCAGCAGGGCGGCCTCTCGATCGACGGCGTCCGGGTGGACGATGTCGATCAGCCGGCGCCCTCAGAGCGCGAGGCCATCTTGCTCCAGGTTGGCAAGAAGCGGTTCAAACGAGTCGATTTTCGAGCAGGCTAGCGATCGTCGCTATGCGGGCGCGGGATTGGTGTCCGTTGGGCGGCTGATGAAGAATGCCGCGATGATCCCTGCCAGGATCAACGCCGCAATGATGATCGCGACACGTTCGACGCCCAACTGATCGGCCGCGATACCGGCAAGCATGGTGGGCACGAGCGCGCCCAGATTCTGCACGAGCGATTGCGTGGCGATGACCTGTCCACGGAAAGCGAGCGGAGTTCGTTCGAGCGTTATCGTGCGCGCGGCGACGCCGACGATCGAAGACGCAAAGCCCGCCGGTATCGAGAAAAGCATCACCAGCAGCGCGAGTGGTGGCAAGTGGAGCGCATGCGCAATGCGGTCGATGGGAATGTGGAAGGTATCGACCAGCAGCCAGTGAATGTCGCTCAGGAATCCGAATGACGCGATCGATAGCGCGAAGAGCGCCAGCCCATAGACCGCCACCCAACGCAAGCCGAAATACCGACCGAGATAGGGAGCCGCCCGCAACCCGATCAGCACGCCGATCGCTGCTGGCGCGAAAACGAACACGGTGTTTTCCGACGATGTATCCAGAATGCGCTTGAGATAGATCGGCGCCACCACGACGAGAGCGCTCAGCCCGATGCCCACCATCACATCGGCGGCGGTGACGCGGAAAAGCACCGAATCACCCACGGTGACTCGAAAACCGCGCAGCAGGGTCGCCAGTATCCCATCGGGATGCCGGCTCATCTGCGCCAATTGGCCCTTGAGTTCGCCGACGTGGATTTGAAGCACCAGCCCTGCCGCGGTGAGGAAGAAGGCAGCGCAGACCGCAAAGAGATAGCTGGGACTGCTCGTCTTCAGGAGCAGCGGAGCAATTGCGATCACGCCCACTGCTTGTGCAATGACGAGCGCCAGATTCGAGAGCGCCTGTCCATCGACCAATCGACTGCGTGGCACGATCGATGCCAGCGTCGAGCTTTCCGCCGGCGCGTAGAACTGATGAATCAGCCAGATTGCCAACGTGGTCGCGAAGATGCCAACGATCGAAGGCGGATGCACCACCAGCGCCAGCACGAACAGAAAACGCACCAGATTCAGCGCCACCAGCAACGGTCGGCGCGGAAGCGTATCGACGGCGACTCCGGCGGGTAGCCCGAAGATGATGGCGGGAATCACCGAGCAAACGACGAAGATCGAATTGAACACCGACGAATCGGTCGAATCGACGACCAGCACGAGCAACCCGTACATCAGCGCTCCCTGGGCTGCCTGCACCAGAAAGCGAGAGAGCCAGAAAGCGAGAAAGGTCGGGTTGTCGAACAGGGAATCCCGGTGTCGCTCGATCTCGACGATGGTTCCCTCGATCGACGGGAGATCCGTGACCGACATCGGCGCCGACGGCAGGTCGATCGGCGCGACGCTCTCCGGCTCGTCCCGGATCGTTCGCGCGATATACAGCTCCGGGTCGCCCTGCTTCTGCTCGAATGTGCCGCTCAGCGTATCGACCGATGTGGTCTTCCTGGAGCGGGAGGACGCGCTTTTCGGCTTCGCTGACTTCGTCG of Thermomicrobiales bacterium contains these proteins:
- the tyrS gene encoding tyrosine--tRNA ligase, with protein sequence MATSDVSTASHTRDAAVQARLAGENPVDYLRRRGYVQDISNEAGLRALFERETVTAYIGFDPTAPSLHVGHQIGIMMLAVLQRFGHRPIALGGGGTALVGDPSGKTSTRVLLTEESIRSNLKSILPQFDRFLDFRGDRFGDNPAALLMNNADWLLKLEYIPFLRDIGRHFSVNEMLAAETYKVRVESGAGLNFVEFNYRIVQAYDFLHLFQTVGCRLQMGGSDQWGNIVAGTDLVRRVESGEAYALVSPLLTTASGQKMGKSEGNSVWLDGSMTSPYDFYQYWVNVDDADVERLLKLYTFVPDEEIAAITAGDGEALRPAKQLLAREVTALTHGEAAASEAAAAAAALFSSDSSIEARMADPNIPSVTLPAEEMPIAELFVRAGMTASRGEARRLAQQGGLSIDGVRVDDVDQPAPSEREAILLQVGKKRFKRVDFRAG
- a CDS encoding LCP family protein; this translates as MAFPIKRRTIVRGVAALPFALLSVRYKIKRALAQDDVTPADITQLTVLAAGLDSREPDQPENADVFMIARIDVPNATVRAVSVPRDLYVSIPGFGYDKITRTYDFGSKAHNSEFKYGAQTMIDTVAENFGITADAVVATTFSGFEEIIDAVGGIDVENPYDLYDGEFPTPDYGIKEIFFPAGTIHLDGLNALDYVRTRHQDADTGRVMRQHLVLLAMLSKVTSDEFRDQLPTLVEDYRKVVRNNLGQSRRLALALAAPSFTAESISFTDLDSFVWGDTTSEGMWIYSGDWSQIPGYVQGFLNGDI
- a CDS encoding MFS transporter; its protein translation is MKASPGASSNAGSSSAPPDQAKATKSAKPKSASSRSRKTTSVDTLSGTFEQKQGDPELYIARTIRDEPESVAPIDLPSAPMSVTDLPSIEGTIVEIERHRDSLFDNPTFLAFWLSRFLVQAAQGALMYGLLVLVVDSTDSSVFNSIFVVCSVIPAIIFGLPAGVAVDTLPRRPLLVALNLVRFLFVLALVVHPPSIVGIFATTLAIWLIHQFYAPAESSTLASIVPRSRLVDGQALSNLALVIAQAVGVIAIAPLLLKTSSPSYLFAVCAAFFLTAAGLVLQIHVGELKGQLAQMSRHPDGILATLLRGFRVTVGDSVLFRVTAADVMVGIGLSALVVVAPIYLKRILDTSSENTVFVFAPAAIGVLIGLRAAPYLGRYFGLRWVAVYGLALFALSIASFGFLSDIHWLLVDTFHIPIDRIAHALHLPPLALLVMLFSIPAGFASSIVGVAARTITLERTPLAFRGQVIATQSLVQNLGALVPTMLAGIAADQLGVERVAIIIAALILAGIIAAFFISRPTDTNPAPA